GGCGGCCTGGGAGACGAGGCGGACGGTGTCGGCAGAGGCCTTGGCGTCGAGCAGGTCGCCCACCAGCGCGCGCTTGGATTCCGCGGGCGCCGGGGAGGAGAATGCCCACCCGAGCTCGTGATCGGACTCCAGCAGCCGGCTGAATCGGAACAGCTCCTCCTCGACCTCGCCCAGGCGTCCGTCCGACTGCGCCCCGGCCGCGACGGCGGTGACGCCGGCGACCTCGAGCGCGGTGACGTAGTCCTGCGCGCGGGCCCAGTGCCGGGCCGCGGCGTCGAGGGCGATCTCGAGCGACCGGGCGTCGACGGAGTCGGCGAAGAGCGCCTGCAGCACTCCGCGCTTGCGCTCGGGCTCGATCGCGGAGTCCGCCATGGCACGGCGGAGCCGGGAGTTCTCCGCGAGCACGGAGACGATCCCGAGCAGTCCGTC
This Brevibacterium ihuae DNA region includes the following protein-coding sequences:
- a CDS encoding F0F1 ATP synthase subunit delta, with protein sequence MLQSSRNSLARTLQDLEAALGSQSGTALADGLLGIVSVLAENSRLRRAMADSAIEPERKRGVLQALFADSVDARSLEIALDAAARHWARAQDYVTALEVAGVTAVAAGAQSDGRLGEVEEELFRFSRLLESDHELGWAFSSPAPAESKRALVGDLLDAKASADTVRLVSQAAAHPRGMRVSETLDTYSEVLAARQRRSVAEVTVAQPMSPEQQERLTAALSASYGRELVLNVHVDPEVVGGVRVQVGDEVMNSTISDRLADARRRLAG